In one window of Henckelia pumila isolate YLH828 chromosome 1, ASM3356847v2, whole genome shotgun sequence DNA:
- the LOC140875651 gene encoding uncharacterized protein, giving the protein MEKTRSTTEDQDLNNNSQLVEEEDHHEQQSAPRRLMPPLNHQQHPTPPPKKCPRCDSANTKFCYYNNYSLAQPRYFCKSCRRYWTHGGALRNVPVGGGCRKSKRPKPSSYAATSSGTEAPRTGSSSISTHHNHTGMISGQPMIRPFPPPIPPVGSFYSGGPFMSSLAAMQSFMQQPPMIGTCSQGAAVNLGSSSRFGGGGGFGNHAPLPGIYLPSLKSQAPPQQFNEQNEFYRSQQSMVNNPSNPVLNSWTQTVVNSRAANLSSASSTSFWGGGGAGDHAAAGPSMNINPNPWSENDLPGYDPSQ; this is encoded by the coding sequence ATGGAGAAAACCAGGAGTACTACTGAAGATCAGGATTTGAATAATAATTCTCAGCTAGTGGAAGAAGAAGATCATCATGAGCAGCAGTCTGCTCCCAGGAGGCTTATGCCGCCGCTCAACCACCAGCAACACCCCACTCCGCCGCCCAAGAAATGCCCTCGCTGTGACTCCGCTAACACCAAGTTCTGTTACTACAACAACTACAGCCTCGCGCAGCCGCGCTATTTCTGCAAATCTTGCCGGAGGTACTGGACACACGGTGGAGCACTGAGGAATGTACCCGTCGGCGGTGGTTGCCGGAAGAGCAAGCGCCCCAAGCCGTCCTCCTACGCTGCTACGAGCAGCGGTACTGAGGCTCCGAGGACCGGATCTTCGTCTATATCGACCCACCACAATCATACGGGTATGATTTCGGGTCAACCCATGATCAGGCCTTTCCCTCCGCCGATTCCACCCGTGGGTTCTTTCTACTCCGGCGGGCCGTTCATGTCATCTTTGGCCGCCATGCAATCTTTTATGCAGCAGCCTCCGATGATCGGAACCTGCAGTCAAGGTGCCGCCGTGAATTTGGGTAGCAGCAGCCGATTCGGCGGAGGAGGTGGTTTCGGAAATCATGCGCCTCTCCCAGGGATTTATCTCCCATCCCTGAAATCTCAGGCGCCGCCGCAacaatttaatgaacaaaacgAATTTTATCGATCGCAACAAAGCATGGTGAATAATCCTTCGAACCCTGTGCTGAATTCTTGGACCCAAACAGTCGTCAACAGCAGAGCCGCCAATTTATCATCGGCGAGCAGTACCAGTTTCTGGGGTGGCGGCGGCGCCGGAGATCATGCGGCGGCGGGTCCTTCCATGAATATTAATCCAAATCCTTGGTCTGAAAATGATCTTCCAGGCTACGATCCATCTCAGTAA
- the LOC140874931 gene encoding small ribosomal subunit protein uS5c, with the protein MSATAASLSAAVSSLSLHRHRERLPSRVSSLRPLFQSSKPALSLQSKPQNLTPPRAGPSDTDTTYFDTADPDEVCTFSPPERPEGFIAPPSFDEGPIESEEDIARAYEELYGPAYSGETFLGNDVYVMDSKVKKTTGLGSQTKKEKTRDGFDERVVQVRRVTKVVKGGKQLHFRAVVVVGDKQGNVGVGVGKAKEVVAAVQKSAVNARRNIITVPMTKYKTFPHRSEADYGAARVMLRPASPGTGVIAGGSVRIVLEMAGVENALGKQLGSNNALNNARATVVAVQQMRQFSEVAEERGIPMEELWK; encoded by the exons ATGTCCGCCACCGCGGCCTCCCTGTCCGCCGCAGTCTCCTCCCTCTCCCTCCACCGCCACCGTGAACGACTACCATCTCGTGTTTCTTCTTTACGTCCCCTTTTCCAATCCTCGAAACCAGCTCTCTCCCTCCAATCAAAACCTCAAAACCTCACTCCACCCAGGGCAGGTCCCTCCGACACTGATACTACGTACTTCGACACCGCTGATCCCGACGAGGTCTGTACATTCAGCCCTCCGGAGCGTCCCGAAGGCTTCATCGCACCACCTTCATTCGATGAAGGTCCCATCGAATCAGAGGAAGACATTGCCCGAGCCTATGAGGAGCTTTACGGGCCAGCCTACAGTGGCGAAACGTTTCTGGGTAATGACGTGTACGTAATGGATTCGAAGGTGAAGAAAACAACTGGGCTCGGTTCCCAGACGAAGAAGGAGAAGACTAGAGATGGATTTGATGAGAGAGTGGTTCAGGTCAGGAGGGTGACTAAGGTGGTCAAGGGAGGGAAACAGCTGCATTTCAGGGCTGTTGTGGTGGTGGGTGATAAGCAAGGGAATGTCGGAGTTGGTGTCGGCAAGGCAAAGGAGGTTGTTGCTGCTGTTCAGAAATCGGCTGTGAATGCTCGCAGAAATATTATTACAGTACCCATGACCAAATACAAGACATTTCCTCACAG ATCAGAAGCAGACTATGGGGCAGCTAGGGTGATGCTTAGACCTGCTTCCCCTGGTACAGGTGTCATTGCTGGAGGCTCTGTAAGGATTGTTTTAGAGATGGCCGGTGTCGAGAATGCTCTGGGAAAGCAGCTTGGCAGCAACAATGCTCTAAACAATGCGAGAGCCACGGTTGTTGCTGTACAACAGATGAGACAATTCAGTGAAGTTGCTGAAGAGCGTGGCATCCCCATGGAAGAATTGTGGAAGTGA